One stretch of Punica granatum isolate Tunisia-2019 chromosome 5, ASM765513v2, whole genome shotgun sequence DNA includes these proteins:
- the LOC116209045 gene encoding uncharacterized protein LOC116209045 yields the protein MGSIKLTIPPFQGKSDPDIYIKWERKVELVFDCHNYSEEKKVKLAAVAFTDYAIVWWDQLTVSRRRNGERPIDNWEDMKAVMRKRFVPSHYYRDLHLKLQNLKQGSKTVEEYHKEMEIAMIRANVEENREATMARFISGLNWEIANIVELHHYVELEELVHMAMKVERQLKKGGRSSSKFESSNSNSKWTSKFEGAGPKWAGSKQEEKAKGDKPAAKPSSESKGRDADDVEHAVSGQTLVVLRALHVQAKEDGDELQRENIFYTRCHVKDRVCGLIIDGGSTVNVASKLMVEKLGLSTQKHPRPYRLQWLNESGELKVTKQVLISFSIGKYHDEVLCDVVPMIASHLLLGRLWQFDRRTTHDGYKNRYSFIKDGRSMTLALLPPHQVFEEQLQIKKSSAESSKESKRVEFDDVFLEGMPPGLPPIRGIEH from the exons ATGGGGTCCATCAAGCTGACCATTCCTCCATTCCAAGGCAAGAGCGATCCCGATATTTACATCAAATGGGAAAGGAAGGTTGAGCTGGTTTTTGATTGTCACAACTACTCCGAGGAGAAGAAGGTGAAGCTTGCAGCAGTGGCATTCACCGACTACGCCATagtttggtgggatcaattaACGGTGAGCAGACGCCGAAATGGGGAGCGACCGATTGACAACTGGGAGGACATGAAAGCTGTCATGCGGAAGAGGTTTGTTCCATCCCATTACTACCGGGATTTACACTTGAAGCTGCAGAATCTTAAGCAAGGGTCTAAGACCGTGGAGGAGtaccacaaggagatggagattGCCATGATTCGCGCCAATGTTGAGGAGAACCGAGAGGCAACCATGGCTCGGTTCATTAGTGGACTTAATTGGGAGATTGCCAACATTGTGGAGCTGCACCATTATGTGGAGCTTGAAGAATTGGTACACATGGctatgaaggttgagaggcagctcaagaaGGGGGGACGATCGTCATCCAAATTCGAATCCTCTAATTCGAATTCGAAGTGGACTTCCAAGTTTGAAGGGGCTGGACCTAAATGGGCTGGTTCGAAGCAGGAGGAGAAGGCCAAGGGAGACAAGCCCGCAGCCAAGCCATCATCTGAATCTAAGGGGAGGG ATGCTGATGATGTGGAGCATGCTGTATCGGGTCAAACTCTTGTTGTTTTGAGAGCTCTACATGTGCAagccaaagaagatggtgatgaGCTACAAAGAGAGAACATTTTCTACACTCGATGCCACGTGAAGGATCGAGTATGTGGACTGATTATTGATGGAGGAAGCACTGTGAATGTGGCAAGCAAGCTGATGGTGGAGAAGCTTGGTTTGAGCACTCAAAAGCATCCGAGACCATATAGGCTTCAGTGGCTGAATGAGAGTGGTGAATTGAAGGTGACAAAACAAGTGTTGATCTCATTTTCTATTGGGAAGTACCATGATGAAGTTTTATGTGATGTAGTTCCTATGATAGCCAGCCATTTGTTACTCGGGAGGCTATGGCAATTTGATCGAAGAACTACACATGATGGGTACAAGAATCGGTATagcttcatcaaggatggtCGAAGCATGACACTTGCGCTGCTGCCACCACATCAAGTGTTCGAAGAGCAACTCCAAATCAAAAAGTCCAGTGCTGAGAGTTCAAAAGAAAGTAAGAGAGTG gagtttgaTGATGTGTTTCTGGAGGGGATGCCACCGGGATTGCCACCAATCCGTGGGATCGAACATTAA